In Misgurnus anguillicaudatus unplaced genomic scaffold, ASM2758022v2 HiC_scaffold_26, whole genome shotgun sequence, the following proteins share a genomic window:
- the LOC141362369 gene encoding macrophage mannose receptor 1-like produces the protein MLKHQRGAVTAVMNMNLFVLLLLSGLLCSASGLWREYQYININMTWAEAQSYCKARYTDLATVDSIDDVKRMLNTVNEGYGGSVWIGLKRGTQDRWVWSNGENTFSQYSNWDTGQPNGNEYCVFSYNGFWQDMPCDRTLYLVCYNESTGYVKLFTPKNWTDAQSYCRQYHTDLATIRSSQELNQFNAIGVAEQSVWIGLFMDSWQWSDQRDRYYRNWAAGYTSRTSGFGDCVAMTTTDSGNWVQFSCDLQRPFICHGAPKPIYRPYHYIHKNMTWAEAQSYCKARYTDLATVDSMNDVNRMLNTVNDRYGGSVWIGLKRGTQDRWVWSNGENTFSQFSNWDTGQPNVNEYCVSSYNGFWHDVPCDRALYHICYNESTGYVKLLTSKNWTDAQSYCRQYHTDLATIRSSQEQNQLDALGVSGVFVWIGLFMDSWQWSDQWDRYYRNWAAGYTSRTSGSGDCVAMTTTDSGNWVQFSCDLQRPFICHGGEFL, from the exons ATGCTGAAACATCAGAGAGGAGCTGTGACAGCAGTTATGAACATGAATTTGTTTGTGCTGCTTCTGCTGTCAG GACTTCTGTGCAGCGCTTCTGGTCTTTGGCGAGAGTATCAGtacataaacataaatatgacaTGGGCAGAAGCTCAGAGTTACTGCAAAGCGAGATACACTGATCTGGCTACTGTAGACTCTATAGATGATGTGAAAAGGATGCTGAATACAGTGAATGAGGGGTACGGTGGATCAGTGTGGATTGGACTGAAGAGGGGGACACAGGATCGGTGGGTTTGGTCTAATGGAGAAAACACATTCTCACAGTACAGTAACTGGGACACAGGACAGCCAAATGGAAATGAATATTGTGTGTTTAGCTATAATGGGTTTTGGCAAGATATGCCATGTGACCGAACTCTATATCTTGTATGCTACAATG AAAGTACTGGATACGTCAAATTATTCACTCCTAAAAACTGGACAGATGCACAAAGTTACTGCAGACAATATCACACTGATCTGGCCACCATCCGCAGCTCTCAGGAGCTGAATCAGTTTAATGCTATTGGTGTAGCTGAGCAATCGGTCTGGATTGGTCTTTTCATGGACTCGTGGCAGTGGTCTGACCAACGGGACCGCTACTATAGAAACTGGGCAGCAGGATACACATCTCGGACTTCAGGATTTGGTGACTGTGTTGCCATGACAACAACTGACTCTGGGAATTGGGTTCAGTTCAGTTGTGATCTACAGCGTCCTTTTATTTGCCATGGAG CGCCCAAACCTATTTATCGCCCGTATCACTATATACATAAGAATATGACATGGGCTGAAGCTCAGAGTTACTGCAAAGCGAGATACACTGATCTGGCTACTGTAGACTCGATGAATGATGTGAACAGGATGCTAAATACAGTGAATGATAGGTACGGTGGATCAGTGTGGATTGGACTGAAGAGGGGGACACAGGATCGTTGGGTTTGGTCTAATGGAGAAAACACATTCTCACAGTTCAGTAACTGGGACACAGGACAGCCAAATGTAAACGAATATTGTGTGTCTAGCTATAATGGGTTTTGGCATGATGTGCCATGTGACCGAGCTCTATATCATATTTGCTACAATG AAAGTACAGGATACGTCAAATTGTTGACTTCTAAAAACTGGACAGATGCACAGAGTTACTGTAGACAATATCACACTGATCTGGCCACCATCCGCAGCTCTCAGGAGCAGAACCAGCTTGATGCTCTTGGTGTATCTGGGGTATTCGTCTGGATCGGTCTGTTCATGGACTCGTGGCAGTGGTCTGACCAATGGGACCGCTACTATAGAAACTGGGCAGCAGGATACACATCTCGGACTTCAggatctggtgactgtgttgcCATGACAACAACTGACTCTGGGAATTGGGTTCAGTTCAGTTGTGATCTACAGCGTCCTTTTATCTGCCATGGAGGTGAGTTtctttga
- the LOC141362399 gene encoding tripartite motif-containing protein 16-like, whose amino-acid sequence MAEATLSVSEDQFICSICLDLLKDPVTIPCGHSYCMSCITNCWNQDDQKRNYSCPQCRQTFNTRPDLYKNVVLAETLENLKTTKVCSGSKDVECDVCTGRKRKAIKSCLVCLESYCQTHFEQHEAFHPSKRHKLTDATRRLEEMICSQHDKLIEVYCRTDQRCICLLCLVDEHKNHDTVSAAAERTEKQRLLEDKQRKLHQRIQEKEKKLQDLRESVKIHTISAQTAVNNTERIFTQLIRSIERRRSEVIQLIRDQEKTAVSRAEDLLKKLKQEIDDLRRRNDEMEKLSQTKDHISFLQSFQSLSSSSGSSDNITVSSLLSFDDVMKSVTKLKEKMEDFCKEEIEKISEKVSFIVVIPTNEPKIREEFLQYFSFFSLDPNTASRYICLSEENRADTCSYTDQQYPDHPDRFDYWLQVLCRESLCGRCYWEIEWGGCVYISVSYKNISRKGEGYECAFGGNDQSWSLFCSSSQCSFWHNNIKTKLPVVSSSSRIGVYVDHSSGSLSFYSVSDTMTLIHRVNTTFTKPLYPGFMLGRSSTLKLCHLTL is encoded by the exons ATGGCAGAAGCGACCCTTTCAGTGTCTGAGGATCAGTTCATCTGTTCAATCTGTCTGGATTTACTGAAGGATCCAGTGACCATTCCCTGtggacacagttactgtatgagCTGTATTACAAACTGCTGGAATCAAGATGATCAGAAGAGAAACTACAGCTGCCCTCAATGCAGACAGACCTTCAATACAAGACCTGATTTATATAAAAACGTGGTGCTTGCTGAGACTTTGGAGAATCTAAAGACCACCAAGGTTTGTAGTGGATCTAAAGATGTGGAGTGTGACGTCTGTACTGGAAGAAAACGCAAAGCTATCAAGTCCTGTCTGGTGTGTCTTGAATCTTACTGTCAAACTCACTTTGAACAACATGAAGCTTTTCACCCCAGTAAGCGGCACAAATTAACTGATGCCACTAGAAGACTTGAGGAGATGATCTGCTCTCAACATGACAAACTCATCGAGGTTTATTGTCGCACTGATCAGAGATGTATTTGTTTGCTTTGTTTGGTGGATGAACATAAAAATCACGACACTGTATCAGCTGCAGCAGAGAGAACTGAGAAACAG AGATTACTGGAGGACAAGCAGAGAAAACTCCATCAGAGAATCCAGGAGAAAGAGAAGAAGCTTCAGGATCTAAGAGAGTCTGTGAAGATTCACACG ATCTCTGCACAGACAGCAGTGAACAACACTGAGAGGATCTTTACTCAACTGATCCGATCCATTGAGAGAAGACGATCTGAGGTGATACAactgatcagagatcaggaaaAGACTGCAGTGAGTCGAGCTGAAGATCTCTTGAAGAAACTGAAGCAGGAGATTGATGATCTGAGGAGGAGAAATGATGAGATGGAGAAACTTTCACAAACAAAAGATCACATCAGTTTCCTTCAG AGTTTTCAGTCTCTCTCCTCATCTTCTGGATCTTCAGACAACATCACTGtctcttctcttctctcttTTGATGATGTGATGAAATCGGTCACTAAACTGAAAGAAAAGATGGAGGATTTCTGTAAAGAAGAGATTGAAAAGATATCTGAGAAAG TTTCATTCATTGTAGTTATTCCCACCAATGAACCCAAGATCAGAGAGGAGTTCCTACAGT ATTTCAGTTTCTTCTCTCTGGATCCAAACACAGCAAGTAGATATATCTGTTTGTCTGAGGAGAACAGAGCGGATACTTGCAGTTACACAGATCAGCAGTATCCTGATCATCCAGACAGATTTGATTATTGGCTTCAGGTGTTGTGTAGAGAGAGTTTATGTGGACGCTGTTACTGGGAGATTGAATGGGGTGGTTGTGTGTATATCTCAGTGTCATATAAAAACATCAGCAGGAAGGGAGAGGGTTATGAGTGTGCGTTTGGAGGTAATGATCAGTCCTGGAGTTTGTTCTGTTCTTCCTCTCAATGTTCATTCTGGCACAATAATATAAAGACAAAACTCCCTGTAGTGTCCAGTTCTTCTAGAATAGGAGTTTATGTGGATCACAGTTCAGGATCTCTGTCCTTCTACAGCGTCTCTGACACAATGACCCTCATCCACAGAGTCAACACCACATTCACTAAACCTCTCTATCCTGGGTTTATGTTAGGTAGAAGCTCAACATTGAAACTGTGTCATCTAAcattataa